The bacterium genome includes a region encoding these proteins:
- a CDS encoding YebC/PmpR family DNA-binding transcriptional regulator: protein MSGHNKWAKIKRTKGVLDQKRGQVFSRLAKEIQLAAKSGGDPNTNLKLRTILLKAKEASMPADTIKRAINKGTGAEAGAALEEMLYEGYGPAGVAILVEAVSDNRNRTAADIRSIFSKYNGNMGESGSVSFLFDKKGVILVKKEAIGEDDLMGLVLEAGAEDLKGDKADVYEVTTAPEAFDKVKNALDEKKVPTESAEVTMIPKTTVPLDEKKAESVLKLYDALDEHDDVQNVHANFEITDEVMAKLGR, encoded by the coding sequence GTCTTCTCCCGTTTGGCCAAGGAGATCCAACTGGCCGCCAAGAGCGGCGGCGATCCGAATACCAACCTGAAACTGCGCACCATCCTGCTCAAGGCCAAGGAAGCCAGTATGCCCGCCGATACCATCAAGCGGGCCATCAACAAGGGGACCGGCGCCGAGGCGGGGGCCGCCCTGGAGGAAATGCTCTATGAGGGCTATGGGCCCGCCGGCGTGGCCATCCTGGTGGAGGCCGTGTCCGACAATCGTAACCGCACCGCCGCCGATATCCGCTCCATCTTCTCCAAATACAACGGGAACATGGGGGAATCGGGTTCGGTGAGCTTCCTGTTCGACAAGAAGGGCGTGATCCTGGTCAAGAAGGAAGCCATCGGCGAGGACGACCTGATGGGACTGGTCCTGGAGGCGGGTGCGGAGGACCTCAAGGGGGACAAGGCCGACGTATATGAGGTCACCACCGCCCCGGAGGCCTTCGACAAGGTCAAGAACGCATTGGATGAGAAAAAAGTCCCGACCGAGAGCGCCGAGGTCACCATGATCCCCAAGACCACGGTCCCTCTCGACGAGAAAAAGGCCGAGTCGGTCCTGAAACTTTATGACGCCCTGGACGAGCATGACGACGTCCAAAATGTACACGCGAACTTCGAGATCACCGACGAGGTGATGGCGAAACTTGGCCGGTAA
- the ruvC gene encoding crossover junction endodeoxyribonuclease RuvC: MAGKVPSPGSGQVVLGIDPGLARMGYGAVVQRGHQMKAGTYGTLTTPAGGTLESRLVLLFGRLQELLGKVKPQAVAMEELFFSKNVKTALAVGQARGVALLACGLAKVPVFEYRPMEVKQAVAGYGGADKAQVQRMVKILLGLQEVPKPDDTADALAIAIAHAQSSGTALSQAVKRMSRDKNLSPALWKGSGKVQ, translated from the coding sequence TTGGCCGGTAAAGTCCCAAGCCCGGGCTCCGGGCAGGTGGTCCTTGGGATCGATCCGGGACTGGCCCGGATGGGCTACGGGGCGGTGGTCCAGCGGGGCCATCAGATGAAGGCGGGCACCTACGGCACCTTGACCACCCCGGCGGGCGGGACCCTGGAGTCGCGGTTGGTCCTTCTCTTCGGGCGGCTCCAGGAACTCCTGGGAAAAGTGAAGCCGCAAGCGGTGGCGATGGAGGAACTGTTCTTCTCCAAGAACGTCAAGACCGCCCTGGCGGTGGGACAGGCCCGAGGGGTCGCTCTTTTGGCCTGCGGGCTGGCGAAGGTGCCGGTCTTCGAATACCGGCCCATGGAAGTGAAACAGGCCGTGGCGGGATATGGCGGGGCCGATAAGGCCCAGGTGCAGAGGATGGTGAAGATCCTCCTGGGGCTCCAGGAGGTGCCCAAACCGGACGATACGGCGGACGCGTTGGCCATCGCCATCGCCCATGCGCAAAGTTCGGGAACCGCGCTCTCCCAGGCGGTCAAGCGGATGAGCCGGGATAAGAACCTTTCGCCGGCCCTTTGGAAGGGTTCGGGGAAGGTCCAATAA
- a CDS encoding zinc ribbon domain-containing protein, which yields MKCKNCRNKLYENARYCPECGYPADEKFNVTAEDFLRDTENKGKSDKLSPDSGQPLTILEHQGQQYLWDEENMGVWIDGKILEGIDREAAQVVFENLNDEDQKYFNQAKEHIKLRSSGLTSPFSQNELDEHYFKALVIDEDYETKGIWLDSNVISFWYAATQNKEAPALTQVEELLHVLVHLKFLED from the coding sequence ATGAAATGCAAGAATTGCCGCAACAAGCTCTACGAGAACGCCCGTTACTGTCCCGAGTGCGGTTATCCCGCGGACGAGAAATTCAACGTGACCGCCGAGGACTTCCTCCGGGACACCGAGAACAAGGGCAAATCGGACAAGCTGAGCCCCGACAGCGGCCAACCCCTGACCATCCTGGAACACCAGGGCCAGCAATATCTTTGGGACGAGGAGAACATGGGCGTCTGGATCGACGGAAAGATCCTGGAAGGCATCGACCGGGAAGCGGCCCAGGTGGTCTTTGAGAACCTGAACGACGAGGACCAGAAATACTTCAACCAGGCCAAGGAGCACATCAAACTGCGCTCTTCCGGGCTCACCAGCCCCTTTTCCCAGAACGAGCTGGATGAGCATTATTTCAAGGCCCTGGTCATCGACGAGGACTATGAGACCAAGGGCATTTGGCTGGACTCCAACGTGATCTCCTTCTGGTACGCCGCCACCCAGAACAAAGAGGCCCCGGCCTTGACCCAGGTCGAGGAACTCTTGCATGTGTTGGTCCACCTGAAATTCCTGGAAGACTGA
- the ruvA gene encoding Holliday junction branch migration protein RuvA, whose product MIAFLQGILTGKQADRVELDVNGVGYEAFVSQRTLAALPAPGANVSLKTYLHVREDALLLFGFLKEAEKQAFLLALSVSGVGPKAALGLLSALDPESFYQCILHNDLNRLKSVPGIGQKTAQHLVLELKDKVAKLTGPAALAGESVFNAETRNIADAIEGLMGLGYSAAESRRAVLAAAQDLGGNSTVEELLRAGLKLTASH is encoded by the coding sequence TTGATCGCTTTCCTCCAAGGGATCCTGACCGGCAAACAGGCCGACCGCGTGGAACTGGACGTGAACGGGGTGGGCTATGAGGCCTTCGTCTCCCAAAGGACCCTGGCCGCCCTTCCCGCGCCCGGCGCCAACGTTTCCCTGAAGACCTACCTGCATGTGCGCGAGGATGCCCTGCTATTGTTCGGGTTCCTGAAAGAAGCGGAGAAACAGGCCTTTCTCCTGGCCCTTTCGGTCTCCGGTGTGGGGCCCAAGGCCGCCCTGGGGCTTTTATCGGCGCTGGACCCGGAATCCTTCTATCAGTGCATCCTTCACAACGACCTCAACCGTCTAAAATCCGTACCGGGCATCGGCCAGAAGACGGCCCAGCACCTGGTGTTGGAATTGAAGGACAAGGTCGCCAAGTTGACCGGCCCGGCGGCCCTGGCCGGCGAAAGTGTTTTTAACGCTGAAACACGCAATATCGCCGATGCCATCGAGGGGTTGATGGGCCTGGGTTATTCGGCGGCCGAATCGCGCCGGGCGGTGTTGGCGGCGGCCCAGGACCTGGGCGGGAATTCGACGGTTGAAGAACTTTTAAGGGCGGGATTAAAATTAACGGCCTCCCATTGA
- a CDS encoding carbohydrate binding domain-containing protein, which translates to MKKFLSLFLALGLLQAGAAFGGVIQDWSNVQSGNAGPYNDSASKVEFTFDAGPKGGEKSLKITSNISANGYAGIYTNPGGVDLSKFGNLKFMAKATVPGDVQIAITDAFGVQYVSKFTIPSKDWTEVNVPLASFSKDPYYTPPQAVLGHPMDLSKVGNLNFSPQAKGDEIIWVGPVSADGAPGASAASSASASSSTTSAVAVPSGPSVPVLDIATLDSKSAGTFQDSQGSSFTFTTKENPSKKGDQYLAINYVLTQGGYCGMWARAGGNDWNGVNLKDKKVISMTIYSKEPVSLGLAIKDATNNQYVLDTPMTKGGKWETVVVNLSDFKLDPYYTPPDAKKGAPEDLSKVTGFNIQAKTVGKFTVAVDNVVAK; encoded by the coding sequence ATGAAAAAGTTCTTGAGCTTGTTCTTGGCCCTGGGGTTGCTGCAAGCCGGGGCCGCCTTCGGCGGGGTCATCCAGGATTGGAGCAATGTCCAATCGGGCAACGCGGGCCCCTACAATGACAGTGCCTCCAAGGTGGAGTTCACCTTCGACGCAGGCCCCAAGGGCGGGGAGAAATCCCTGAAGATCACCAGCAACATTTCGGCCAACGGTTATGCGGGGATCTACACCAACCCGGGCGGAGTGGACCTTTCCAAATTCGGGAATCTGAAGTTCATGGCCAAGGCCACCGTTCCGGGCGATGTCCAGATCGCCATTACGGACGCCTTCGGCGTCCAGTACGTCTCCAAGTTCACCATCCCTTCCAAGGATTGGACCGAAGTGAACGTTCCTTTGGCCTCCTTCTCCAAGGACCCCTACTACACACCGCCCCAGGCGGTCCTGGGCCATCCAATGGACCTGAGCAAGGTCGGCAATTTGAACTTCTCCCCGCAGGCCAAGGGGGATGAGATCATCTGGGTGGGACCCGTTTCCGCCGATGGGGCCCCGGGCGCTTCCGCCGCCTCGAGCGCTTCCGCCTCTTCTTCCACGACGTCCGCGGTCGCCGTGCCCAGCGGCCCGAGTGTGCCGGTGTTGGACATCGCCACGCTCGATTCCAAGAGCGCCGGGACCTTTCAGGACAGCCAAGGCTCCTCCTTCACTTTTACCACGAAGGAAAACCCGAGCAAGAAAGGTGACCAGTACCTGGCCATTAATTATGTGCTCACCCAAGGGGGCTATTGCGGGATGTGGGCCCGGGCGGGCGGGAACGATTGGAACGGGGTCAACCTGAAGGATAAGAAGGTCATCAGCATGACCATCTATTCCAAGGAGCCGGTCTCCCTGGGATTGGCCATCAAGGATGCCACGAACAACCAATATGTGCTGGACACGCCCATGACCAAGGGCGGGAAGTGGGAAACCGTCGTGGTCAATCTTTCCGACTTCAAACTGGACCCCTATTACACCCCGCCGGACGCCAAGAAGGGCGCCCCCGAGGACCTGAGCAAGGTGACGGGGTTCAATATCCAGGCCAAGACGGTCGGGAAGTTCACGGTCGCCGTGGATAACGTCGTCGCCAAGTAA
- the rpsP gene encoding 30S ribosomal protein S16 — MSVKIRLKRIGSKKKPSYRIVVLDSTMSGKGRRVEDLGTYNPRAKEEAQVLNLKKENIQAWIKKGAVPSDSVSGILRKAGMAV; from the coding sequence GTGTCCGTCAAGATCCGTTTGAAACGCATTGGAAGCAAGAAGAAGCCGAGCTATCGCATCGTGGTCCTGGATTCGACCATGTCGGGCAAAGGCCGCCGGGTCGAGGATCTGGGGACCTATAATCCCCGCGCCAAGGAAGAGGCCCAAGTCCTCAACCTGAAGAAGGAAAACATCCAAGCCTGGATCAAAAAGGGCGCGGTCCCTTCCGATTCCGTTTCCGGGATCCTGCGCAAAGCCGGGATGGCGGTTTAA
- a CDS encoding KH domain-containing protein gives MKELVEYVAKSLVDKPESVAIQQRLEGNLTVLELRVSRDDYGKVIGKQGRTIKALRTLVSASCAKNGLKYSLEVVE, from the coding sequence ATGAAGGAATTGGTCGAATACGTCGCGAAGTCGCTGGTGGACAAGCCGGAGAGCGTGGCGATCCAGCAAAGGCTCGAAGGCAACCTGACGGTCCTGGAATTACGCGTCTCCCGGGACGATTACGGAAAGGTCATCGGGAAGCAAGGGCGGACCATCAAGGCCCTGCGCACCCTGGTGTCCGCCTCCTGCGCCAAGAACGGGTTGAAATACTCCCTCGAAGTCGTTGAGTAA
- the rimM gene encoding ribosome maturation factor RimM (Essential for efficient processing of 16S rRNA), which translates to MSNPPPSPSTPNDFTVLAVIVRPHGLKGEVKVNLLCSGLDRLKTCPNLRLVKDGRELKAVTVGRSFMHNDGDAVVRLMEVEGVDEAESLRGAYLAIRSGERPDLPEGAYYVDDLLGLAVENPRGVLLGHIEEVMDGLANAVYVVRDGKNEVLVPGLRSVVRSVDLKARRMVVDLPEEIDGETAD; encoded by the coding sequence TTGAGTAACCCTCCTCCGTCCCCAAGCACCCCGAACGACTTCACCGTGTTGGCGGTCATCGTCCGCCCCCATGGCCTCAAGGGCGAGGTCAAGGTGAACCTCCTTTGCTCGGGTTTGGACCGGCTGAAGACCTGCCCGAACCTCCGGCTGGTCAAGGACGGCCGAGAGCTCAAGGCCGTCACGGTCGGGCGTTCGTTCATGCATAACGACGGGGATGCGGTGGTCCGGTTGATGGAAGTGGAGGGCGTGGACGAGGCGGAGTCCTTGCGGGGGGCCTATTTGGCCATCCGGTCCGGCGAGAGACCGGACCTGCCCGAAGGGGCCTATTACGTGGATGACCTGCTGGGTCTGGCCGTGGAGAACCCTCGGGGGGTCCTCCTGGGACATATCGAGGAAGTCATGGACGGCCTGGCCAACGCGGTCTATGTGGTCAGGGACGGCAAGAACGAGGTCCTGGTCCCGGGCTTAAGATCGGTGGTCCGAAGCGTGGACCTGAAGGCCCGCCGAATGGTGGTGGACCTTCCGGAAGAGATCGATGGCGAAACCGCGGATTGA
- the trmD gene encoding tRNA (guanosine(37)-N1)-methyltransferase TrmD encodes MAKPRIDILTLFPEYFEGPFSVSIVKRALDKKALTLKTHYLRKWAKDKRKTVDDVPYGGGAGMVLKPDILEKALAAIKRGRRKVRTLYLSPQGKRFDHAMALELSKEKDLLLVCGHYEGLDERAMGWMDGEVSIGDFVLTGGEPAAAVIVDALVRFLPGVVGDRSSVEKDSFFNGLLDHPHYTRPRLFKGMEVPEVLLSGNHALIDKWRKKQSLKSTLAKRPDLLKAVQLDDEEKKLLAEAERELEQGS; translated from the coding sequence ATGGCGAAACCGCGGATTGACATCCTAACGCTCTTCCCGGAGTACTTCGAAGGCCCCTTTTCGGTGAGCATCGTGAAGCGGGCGCTGGACAAGAAGGCCCTGACCCTCAAGACGCACTACCTGAGGAAATGGGCCAAGGACAAACGAAAGACCGTGGATGATGTGCCTTACGGGGGCGGCGCTGGAATGGTGTTGAAGCCGGACATCCTGGAGAAGGCCCTGGCGGCCATCAAGAGGGGCCGCCGGAAGGTGCGGACCCTTTATCTCTCGCCGCAGGGGAAGCGCTTCGACCACGCCATGGCGTTGGAACTGTCGAAGGAAAAGGACCTGCTGCTGGTCTGTGGCCATTACGAGGGATTGGATGAGCGGGCCATGGGGTGGATGGATGGGGAAGTGAGCATCGGGGATTTCGTGCTCACCGGCGGGGAACCGGCGGCCGCCGTGATAGTGGATGCCCTGGTGCGTTTCCTACCGGGTGTGGTAGGGGACCGGTCCTCGGTGGAGAAGGACAGCTTTTTTAATGGATTATTGGACCACCCGCACTATACTCGTCCCCGCCTTTTCAAGGGGATGGAGGTGCCGGAAGTCCTCTTGTCGGGGAACCACGCGCTGATCGATAAGTGGCGCAAGAAGCAGTCGCTGAAGAGCACCCTGGCCAAGCGGCCCGACCTTTTAAAGGCGGTCCAATTGGATGACGAGGAAAAGAAGCTTCTCGCCGAGGCCGAACGGGAGTTGGAGCAGGGAAGTTAG
- a CDS encoding YCF48-related protein, giving the protein MKKALFLLPLAAGLAFHWACTGSGAVSPLSPAKASTPEASSYNDSQVVYWAPFPLAAPVSEVLNGVCLLSKKQGWACGNNGLVLKFDGETWASVDTGLAKNENLMAIAFASEREGWAVGTHGIILHYNNGNWSSDASQTQELLYGLAVSPSRTVWVVGSNGTLLTYNGVSWGKITGIPGPTAGTTLVEDLYDVGFSSPNNGWAVGNRGTILRYDGQKWTSFPASPTTERINSVSVLDDAQAWAVGAFGTILRFNGTAWNKMGSAFSGVDLYKVRMKSDDDGWAVGQDGTLIYYDGSRWISHVKPEGKPSLNGVAFYKEVGFVVGQNGTILRYQPNGDTAQFSFLFKGLASQDLAKTPAQWTLVYTLLNQSPKASPLVTFSLPLPKGFEAFTPQPTPSPTGTLIPTATSTPSATPTATTEAKGTPSSPKAESAGKPIPLSGTWKVKDDRLEWEVGNMAIGEYKSLSIQVREKKGEKAEPPVVFRAQIKSADKVVSEAAPLTILQAPTAHGSPTPGH; this is encoded by the coding sequence ATGAAAAAAGCCCTCTTTCTCCTCCCTCTGGCCGCCGGGCTGGCCTTTCATTGGGCTTGCACAGGTAGCGGGGCGGTCAGCCCCCTTTCCCCCGCCAAGGCTTCCACACCCGAGGCTTCTTCCTATAACGATTCCCAAGTGGTCTATTGGGCGCCCTTTCCCTTGGCCGCACCCGTTTCCGAGGTCTTGAACGGGGTCTGCCTCCTCTCCAAGAAGCAAGGATGGGCCTGCGGCAATAATGGACTTGTCCTGAAATTCGACGGGGAGACCTGGGCCTCGGTCGATACGGGCCTGGCCAAGAACGAGAACCTCATGGCCATCGCCTTCGCCAGCGAGAGGGAAGGATGGGCCGTCGGCACCCATGGCATCATCCTGCATTACAACAACGGCAACTGGAGCTCGGACGCATCCCAGACCCAGGAACTCCTTTATGGCCTGGCGGTCAGTCCTTCCCGTACGGTCTGGGTCGTGGGTTCCAACGGGACCCTGCTGACCTACAACGGTGTTTCCTGGGGCAAGATCACCGGGATCCCGGGGCCGACCGCCGGGACCACCCTGGTGGAGGACCTTTATGACGTCGGATTCTCCAGCCCCAATAACGGTTGGGCGGTGGGCAACCGGGGGACCATCCTTCGCTATGACGGGCAGAAGTGGACCTCCTTCCCGGCCTCGCCCACGACGGAGCGGATCAACTCGGTCTCCGTCCTTGACGATGCCCAGGCCTGGGCGGTCGGGGCCTTCGGGACCATCCTGCGGTTCAATGGGACCGCCTGGAACAAGATGGGCAGCGCCTTTTCCGGGGTGGACCTCTACAAGGTCCGCATGAAGAGCGATGACGACGGCTGGGCCGTGGGCCAGGATGGGACCCTCATTTATTACGACGGATCCCGTTGGATCTCCCATGTGAAGCCCGAAGGGAAACCCTCCCTGAACGGGGTGGCTTTTTACAAGGAGGTGGGTTTCGTGGTGGGGCAGAACGGGACCATCCTTCGGTATCAACCCAATGGGGACACGGCCCAATTCTCCTTCCTGTTCAAGGGTTTGGCCTCCCAGGACCTGGCCAAGACCCCGGCCCAATGGACCCTGGTCTATACCCTCCTGAACCAAAGTCCCAAAGCCTCGCCCCTGGTCACCTTCAGCCTTCCCCTCCCCAAGGGTTTTGAGGCCTTCACGCCCCAGCCCACGCCTTCCCCCACGGGGACCCTGATCCCCACCGCGACCTCCACCCCCAGCGCCACCCCGACGGCCACGACGGAAGCCAAGGGGACCCCGTCCTCCCCCAAGGCCGAAAGCGCGGGAAAGCCCATTCCGCTCTCGGGGACCTGGAAGGTGAAGGATGACCGCCTGGAATGGGAAGTGGGGAACATGGCGATAGGCGAATATAAGTCCCTTTCCATCCAGGTGCGGGAAAAGAAGGGTGAGAAGGCCGAGCCGCCGGTCGTCTTCCGGGCCCAGATCAAGTCCGCCGACAAGGTCGTTTCCGAGGCGGCGCCTCTGACCATCCTCCAAGCGCCGACGGCTCATGGCTCCCCGACTCCAGGCCATTGA
- a CDS encoding ribonuclease HII, which translates to MAPRLQAIEAEALQKPSLQEALDFVRLQLGPEDSAGAKRLLEKFERKAAKEEKEKDRLKTLLRYETEARQKGWVRVAGVDEAGRGPLAGPVVAAAVILDPDLPLAGVNDSKKLTPEKRESLFPIIQDKSLAYGIGMASVEEIDSLNIYKAARLAMERAVEAIAPPPDMLLTDAMPLPKFQVPQKPLVHGDALSLSIAAASILAKVTRDRMMAELHDRYPHYGFGNHMGYGTAEHLQALEEHGPCPEHRLTFGPVLNSLARKFPDGPLGFWRHQLENAQDADQLQQVGVRIKRLTGGQFTEVQMEGLREVFRSRRAQWP; encoded by the coding sequence ATGGCTCCCCGACTCCAGGCCATTGAGGCGGAAGCCCTCCAAAAGCCTTCCCTTCAAGAAGCCTTGGATTTCGTCCGTCTGCAATTAGGCCCGGAGGATTCGGCCGGGGCCAAGCGTCTGCTCGAAAAATTCGAACGCAAGGCCGCCAAAGAAGAGAAGGAGAAGGACCGGCTCAAGACCCTCCTTCGTTATGAGACGGAAGCCCGCCAAAAGGGATGGGTCCGTGTAGCGGGGGTGGACGAGGCGGGGCGGGGACCCTTGGCCGGGCCGGTGGTGGCCGCCGCGGTCATTTTGGACCCGGACTTGCCGCTCGCGGGCGTGAACGATTCCAAGAAGTTGACCCCCGAAAAGCGTGAAAGCCTCTTTCCGATCATCCAAGACAAGTCGTTGGCCTACGGCATCGGGATGGCGTCGGTGGAGGAGATCGACAGCCTCAATATCTACAAGGCGGCCCGGTTGGCCATGGAACGGGCGGTCGAAGCGATCGCGCCCCCGCCGGACATGCTCTTGACCGATGCCATGCCGCTCCCCAAGTTCCAGGTCCCCCAGAAACCCTTGGTCCATGGGGATGCCCTTTCCCTGAGCATCGCGGCGGCCTCCATCCTGGCCAAGGTGACCCGGGACCGGATGATGGCCGAACTCCACGATCGATACCCCCATTACGGTTTTGGGAACCATATGGGCTATGGCACCGCCGAGCATCTCCAGGCCTTGGAAGAGCACGGACCCTGCCCGGAACACCGCCTGACCTTCGGCCCGGTCCTCAACTCCCTGGCCAGGAAATTCCCGGACGGGCCTTTGGGGTTCTGGCGGCATCAGTTGGAGAACGCCCAAGACGCGGACCAACTCCAGCAGGTGGGGGTCCGCATCAAGCGGCTCACCGGGGGCCAGTTCACGGAAGTACAAATGGAGGGTTTGCGGGAGGTCTTTCGCAGTAGGCGGGCCCAATGGCCATGA
- a CDS encoding YraN family protein, giving the protein MAMKKKPSTHSQGKRAEETAALFLKLKGYRVLEANYRVPQGEIDLIASRGGALVFVEVKSRNGKTQGTPLEAVTPRKVKRLTAAASIYLSNRPEEERECRFDVVTLGPDKNLLGLPKIRHFENAFSPEGFFNV; this is encoded by the coding sequence ATGGCCATGAAAAAGAAGCCCAGTACCCACTCCCAAGGGAAGCGCGCCGAGGAAACGGCGGCCCTTTTCCTGAAGCTCAAGGGATACCGGGTCCTGGAAGCCAATTACCGGGTGCCCCAGGGAGAGATCGACCTGATCGCGTCCCGGGGAGGGGCTTTGGTCTTCGTCGAGGTGAAGAGCCGAAATGGAAAAACCCAGGGAACGCCATTGGAGGCCGTTACGCCCCGAAAAGTGAAACGCCTCACGGCCGCCGCATCCATCTATCTTTCCAACCGGCCCGAAGAAGAAAGGGAATGCCGATTCGATGTGGTCACCCTAGGCCCGGACAAGAACCTACTGGGCCTTCCCAAGATCCGTCATTTCGAGAACGCCTTCTCGCCCGAGGGCTTTTTCAACGTTTGA
- a CDS encoding site-2 protease family protein, which yields MTEGRIFEAILKLGILVFSLSLHEFGHAYAAYRLGDPTAKMLGRLTLDPRAHADLIGTILMPLLMILNPGLRLFGWAKPVPVTPENFQNPKRDGALVALAGPAANLLLCVFSLAALSILDLTGFLGLSEDTLPIVLQFFRTFFWLNFVLAVFNLIPLYPLDGNWILKYFLPGKLSYSFARLDRFSGMILLVVFFTGGFNLLFSPLANGLFDVMHLAGMGRLSRMIF from the coding sequence ATGACCGAAGGGCGTATCTTCGAAGCGATCCTCAAGCTCGGGATCCTGGTGTTCTCCCTGAGCCTCCACGAGTTCGGGCATGCCTACGCGGCCTACCGGCTGGGGGACCCGACGGCCAAGATGTTGGGTCGTTTGACCCTGGATCCCCGCGCCCACGCGGACCTGATCGGGACCATCCTCATGCCCCTTTTGATGATCCTGAACCCGGGTTTGAGGCTCTTTGGTTGGGCCAAGCCGGTCCCCGTCACGCCCGAGAATTTCCAGAACCCCAAAAGGGACGGCGCCCTGGTGGCCTTGGCGGGTCCGGCGGCCAATCTGCTGCTCTGTGTCTTTTCCCTGGCAGCCCTTTCCATCCTGGACCTGACGGGCTTCCTGGGCCTGTCCGAGGATACCTTGCCCATCGTCCTCCAGTTCTTCCGGACCTTCTTCTGGCTCAATTTCGTCCTGGCCGTCTTCAACCTCATCCCCCTCTATCCCCTGGACGGCAATTGGATCCTCAAGTATTTCCTTCCCGGCAAGCTCTCCTATTCCTTCGCCCGCCTGGACCGCTTCAGCGGGATGATCCTTTTGGTGGTCTTCTTCACCGGGGGGTTCAACCTCCTCTTTTCCCCCCTGGCGAACGGCCTGTTCGATGTCATGCACTTGGCGGGCATGGGCCGTTTGTCCCGCATGATCTTTTGA
- the trpS gene encoding tryptophan--tRNA ligase, which produces MSQTSPAPSRILSGVQSNGRLHLGNYFGAIRNHIRLQEEGECFYFIANYHSLTTLQDAAQLSKFTFAAAADYLALGLDPSRAALFRQSDVPEVAELSWLLSTVTGMGLMERAHSYKDKVARGIAPSLGLFFYPALMAADILIYQSDKVPVGQDQIQHIEMCRDMAGYFNHTFKKEVFKLPEGVLSDVPKVVGLTGGKMSKSDEASVIPIFGEPSEIKKRVMSIVTDSKGVSEPKDPETNVIYILYKLVAEPSEIETMEKGFRQGGMGYGDAKKLLLAKLEQVFGGERREKRKKLEQNPDQVEDVLLEGARKARRVAARTMEQAYEAAGIPVSKAKKAFLNASF; this is translated from the coding sequence TTGAGCCAGACCTCCCCCGCCCCTTCCCGCATCCTTTCCGGCGTCCAGTCCAATGGCCGCCTTCACTTGGGCAACTATTTCGGGGCCATCCGCAACCACATCCGCCTCCAAGAAGAAGGGGAGTGCTTCTATTTCATCGCCAATTACCATTCCCTGACCACCCTTCAGGACGCGGCCCAATTGTCCAAGTTCACCTTCGCCGCGGCGGCCGATTACCTGGCCTTGGGGCTGGATCCCTCCCGAGCCGCCCTTTTCCGCCAGAGCGACGTCCCCGAGGTGGCCGAGCTCTCCTGGCTGCTTTCCACGGTGACGGGGATGGGCCTTATGGAACGAGCCCATTCCTATAAGGACAAGGTGGCCCGGGGCATCGCCCCCAGCCTGGGTCTCTTCTTCTACCCGGCCCTCATGGCCGCCGACATCCTCATCTACCAGAGCGACAAGGTGCCTGTGGGACAGGACCAGATCCAGCACATCGAGATGTGCCGGGACATGGCGGGTTACTTCAACCACACCTTCAAGAAGGAAGTGTTCAAGTTGCCCGAAGGGGTCCTTTCCGATGTGCCCAAGGTGGTGGGACTCACGGGGGGCAAGATGAGCAAGAGCGACGAGGCCAGCGTCATCCCCATCTTCGGCGAGCCTTCCGAGATCAAGAAGCGGGTCATGTCCATCGTGACCGATTCCAAGGGTGTGTCCGAACCCAAGGATCCGGAGACCAATGTCATTTATATCCTTTATAAGTTGGTGGCCGAACCGTCGGAGATCGAGACGATGGAAAAGGGGTTCCGCCAGGGCGGCATGGGCTATGGCGACGCCAAGAAGCTTTTGCTGGCCAAATTGGAGCAGGTTTTCGGGGGAGAGCGCCGGGAGAAACGAAAAAAGCTGGAGCAAAACCCCGACCAGGTGGAAGATGTGCTCCTGGAAGGGGCCCGCAAGGCCCGCCGGGTGGCGGCCCGGACCATGGAACAAGCCTATGAGGCCGCCGGCATCCCTGTTTCGAAGGCCAAGAAAGCCTTCTTGAACGCCTCCTTCTGA